One Bacillus sp. 2205SS5-2 genomic window carries:
- a CDS encoding Spx/MgsR family RNA polymerase-binding regulatory protein: MAELMFYTYPSCTSCRKAKKWLTTNAVDFKERHLFRETPNQDELLKLLSLTTEGLDEILATRSESYKNLQEDLNELPLSKVVQILIDEPKLLRRPILTDGKKLIVGYNPESLKWLTHRRNVLMMSS, from the coding sequence ATGGCGGAACTAATGTTTTACACTTATCCAAGTTGTACGTCTTGTCGAAAAGCGAAAAAGTGGTTAACTACAAACGCAGTTGATTTCAAAGAACGCCACCTTTTTCGAGAAACTCCGAATCAGGATGAATTATTAAAGCTACTTTCTTTAACGACGGAGGGCTTGGATGAAATACTGGCGACTCGAAGTGAATCTTATAAAAATTTACAAGAAGATTTAAACGAGTTACCTCTTTCAAAAGTTGTTCAAATCCTCATTGATGAACCGAAATTATTACGCAGACCGATCTTAACAGATGGAAAAAAATTGATTGTCGGCTATAATCCAGAGAGTTTGAAATGGTTGACTCATAGACGAAATGTGCTCATGATGAGTAGTTGA